From Planctomycetota bacterium, a single genomic window includes:
- a CDS encoding class I SAM-dependent methyltransferase: MDPRVIAKYQSREGAESYNELYVRRWHKRLSHRTEVRVIRKAFSYVEGPIEWLLDLPSGTGRLFPTIQGYARRHVETDVSFEMLRLARRNLAAWRPHLVQASAFHIPYRDGAFDCVFSARLFHHVPDREERHRYIRELCRVSRRWVVMTYFHTWSLKNILRRLRRPFNRKRPKVTMTTGELRDVAGRAGWDVVASIPLSRLFSGHHYAVLRRRSGPA; this comes from the coding sequence ATGGACCCGCGCGTCATCGCCAAATACCAGAGCCGGGAGGGGGCGGAGAGTTACAACGAGCTCTACGTCCGCCGGTGGCACAAGCGGCTCTCCCATCGCACGGAAGTGCGCGTGATCCGCAAGGCCTTTTCGTATGTGGAAGGGCCCATCGAGTGGTTGCTCGATCTGCCTTCGGGCACGGGACGGCTCTTCCCGACGATTCAGGGCTATGCGCGCCGGCATGTGGAGACGGACGTCTCCTTCGAAATGCTTCGGCTGGCGCGGCGGAACCTGGCGGCGTGGCGGCCTCATCTCGTGCAGGCGTCGGCGTTCCATATCCCGTACCGGGACGGCGCGTTCGATTGCGTTTTTTCGGCGCGCCTCTTCCATCACGTTCCCGACCGGGAGGAGCGCCACCGGTACATCCGGGAGCTTTGCCGGGTGAGCCGCCGGTGGGTGGTGATGACCTATTTCCATACCTGGTCCCTCAAGAACATCCTCCGGCGCCTCCGGCGGCCGTTCAACCGCAAGCGCCCCAAGGTCACCATGACAACGGGTGAACTGCGCGACGTGGCCGGACGCGCGGGATGGGACGTGGTCGCCTCGATTCCGCTTTCGAGGCTCTTCTCCGGCCATCACTACGCGGTCCTGCGCCGCCGGTCCGGCCCGGCGTAG